ATTATTGATACGTGTCGAGGTCATAAggctaaaaagtatttttatttattttaatcaagaaattaaataaatttccttttatttaatCTAATATTATCAACATCTTGTTTACTACAATGATACGTACGTGGGCTGAAGACTTCTGTATGGGATCTAAAATTTTGATATGCCGTCAATTTTAATAAGTTCATACTAGATATTTACGTATACAGTAGATGCAGAAGGACATGTTCTTCAGTCTATTcgtgtttaatattttattctataaaattgttatttttattattataggtttTCAATAGAAATCTATATAGTTAATATTGAAATAGAAAAGtgagaaaatctgaaaacctccTCAGTCTTTTGACGAACTCGATCGAAAAAAGTTCGATTTTTAAAacagaataatattttttgtgacacaaataatttCAGACGTtagttatgtaggtataggATTCCTGGTTACTAATTAAGAATATAATAGCGGTGCTTTTTgcttttttgtatttttcacCTATTGAACGATATAAATACCTTCATCTTGGTGTTGTAAGGTGACTGCGTTTATAAAATGCTAAATTATATAACTTTCTTTAATTATATAATCCTATGCATGCGGCTATCTACAATTTTCTAAGAAGAATGCATACTTTGACTTGGCGAACACACGATTTTAGTCAGACTGCACTTGAGGAATGTAATTCTTATGAAATCAAATTTCATAAACTGTAGATTACTAGTTATTTGTGAAAATCATTTGAAAATTCATGCCATTacagatatttttatatatctCTATGATTTTATTACATGCAagttattagtattttttcattcatttacAGTTTAAACACACCTGATAATTATTGTGAAGATGCGATTAAAGAAACCAAGTTTTAGCAGTAAATAACCTAGCGACAATTAtaaaatttagaattttctaaaattaacaATGCAGCAAGTGTTTTCTTTACACAAATATCtctaaataaatcatttttacttTGATACACTtttcaactaggtacctactctaatagaaataatattggtagacataatatagtatttttacgatattttattttttaaattctactttaatatttcTAAACACCCTGAGCTTATGACATGTCTATTAAAACCAAGACGTCACATTAatttgtatataatttatttactataaaaaaatatgaaagatGGTTGGCAATCGTAAGTGCATTTTACTCTGTTGGAACATAGTACAGTTACAATAGCtacgaaaacaaaaaaaaaacgttagcTGGTCAAAGTTTTGAAGCGTTTTAGTGTACTCGAATATCCCTTGCATGGACTGGCGTCGTGTCCTCAGGGCTCGGGCTGTCATCTAGATGTGGTCTGATGTGCACAACTGAGCGGCGTTGGTCGTGATGATGGTAGTCATCCCTCATCACCAGTCCTCCGATACCGTAGCCAGGACCCATCACTCCCGAACCGCTTAAACGCATCTTCTCTGGATCCTCGTCAAGCTTCATTGAAGAGAAGACCGTGCTGAGATTCAGTTGAGGAATGTCGTAGAACACCGTCAGAGTCAACATCAAGAAGGTTAGTCCAATGATCAAGTAGACTGaaataagaaaacaaaaataaatacatttatacttttaattaaattaattgtttgCAAGTACTTTCAGGTTGATATAATTTCCTCGAAAATTGGGTAAAATTAAATGCTGGTAGTACTAGCAAAATTTGATGCAAAAATTACTCTATTCTCTTGACTACTAGACTCATAGGtacatagtagataatctatgtacTAGACTAATGACACGGACCTCTTGCATCAAGATTGACACAGACTATGTATATTCATAACATCTCTATGGTTTGTTATGGAAgacaaaaaactggccaagaatccaatatatatatattgattttttttgtatcgatGTAAGAGGCTAATCGATCGGCAGTCTTAAAATTAGGAGTTAGGACAAAATAACATGCTTtcatttacttttaattaatcATAGATTTATCACTGGTTTCTAAAAGGGCCGGCGTTCCAGTATATAATTGTACTCTGTGGGCGAcacccttgtcattctgagaacagaccccgtgcttagtagtaggccggcgatgggttggtcatgaaaCTTACAGGTGGCGGCAACTTTGTAGACAGGGCGGTAGGGCTGGTCGGGGTAGTCTCCGGGGATGTAGTCGCCCAGGCCGATGGTGGTGAGCGATATGAAGCAGTAGTAGAACGAGTCCAGGTAGTCCCACTCGGGCTCCAGCGCGGCGAACGCGGCCGCCGGCAGTAGCAAGAAGAACACTACCAGGATCGACACTGGAAATAAGAAACAGTATGATCACTGATCAACtcactattatattatttctcTTACATGGCTGCTATTAGTTATGGCAGTGTTGCCATTGCatcattttaaacaaaaaacttttGATTTAAAATATTGTCGTCACttatattctgtggttttaGTTTCTTCGAGTATTACAAATCGAGTTACAAGTAAaaatactttgaataaattatttgactttgaattaATCAGCACCCCAATAAAGTACgaaaacgacacccatatcAATGAAAAGAACAcaataattttttcaatttcaaaatgGACGTCATTTGAGCAATCAGGATTCCAAGAGACCTCGAAAACGAAacgtatttaattttaaaaaaagatgtaGGTAGGTGGTAGACATGCCCAGAACGATGATGTAGGAGAAGAATGAAGGAATGCAGCAGAGACTTCCCCATGTTGGGAAGAAGTGTTATATGGCGAAGCTTTCGGTATTACCTATAATCATGAGGTGCACTAGGCGTATGGTGA
The Maniola hyperantus chromosome 11, iAphHyp1.2, whole genome shotgun sequence DNA segment above includes these coding regions:
- the LOC117986222 gene encoding potassium channel subfamily K member 1-like isoform X2, which encodes MRLVVPGCVGDVRSMPFVRLLLIVMAMALYLTMGASVFQALEGPVERATEQRLAKLKMDFLNDHPCLADEDLETLLDEVIRASNRGVSASRNVSGGPNWTFGQSLFFSSTVVTTIGYGHVTPLSKPGKLFCMVYALLGIPLTLVLLSALVERLLLPATSLLRSLNAALGHLYRPFTIRLVHLMIIVSILVVFFLLLPAAAFAALEPEWDYLDSFYYCFISLTTIGLGDYIPGDYPDQPYRPVYKVAATFYLIIGLTFLMLTLTVFYDIPQLNLSTVFSSMKLDEDPEKMRLSGSGVMGPGYGIGGLVMRDDYHHHDQRRSVVHIRPHLDDSPSPEDTTPVHARDIRVH